CCCTTTGGAGTCTGTGAAAAGCTGAAAAGCAGGCTTTCAACTGATAGCTTTCTCGACCAATCAATATATCAATTCAACTCTTTAGATATCAAAATAAGGATATCATTATAACTATAAATAGTGATTCTTGCGCTTTAGCTTTACATAAATACTTTACGTATCGTAATCTGAGAGTGTGCTCGTATAAAATTGCAGATCATCCATCTACCAGTCCTCTGGAAGATAAACTCAGTTGTCAAACTCAGCTTTTAAGACAAAACTCAGATTTCAAACGCAGTTTGCACCAAATTCTTAGGATTGACCATTAAGATTAAATATCATAAAATCTATGTGATTATACATAATTTTGACCGAAGAATATATTTATAGAAATTTTCAGATTATTGTCTATTGGCAGTACAATTTTGTAGATTGGGCATCTGCCCCCTTTCCCCtggaatttgagaaaaaacaatTGTCTTTGTTATAGATCAAGCTTTTCCGGTAATCACATCcatagttcttttgaaagaaGTATGTAAAATTGTACTTGCCaatttttgggggaaggggagggggaggagggaaTTATGTACTTGCTTTTTTCGTTTGGTATTTTGATTAGGTTTATAGTgaatattattttgtcaaatgtCCGTGAATAAAAGATGCATGAAAATTAAAGCAAATAGATGCATGTGGTATGTAGTACCCCCACcgaaattgatgtattttttattttcccctGGGCCTAAAATCTCTGCCACCGACTTCCCTGATTAGGAAACATATACTTTTAATTCTTCTGTCCTCGCTATTAAAAAAGACTGGAGCACCTATGCCCAAGGCCACCTCCAGGATTTTTGCCAGAGTGGTCATATTTTTCGGAAAGGAGCGGGGatttaaaaaacttcaaacaTCCTTCAAAAGTTCgctgatataatttttttttaattttatgtcatAAAAAATTTAGACGGGGGAGGGTATACCTACAGTCAGGGATACGGCCTTATTTATGCCCTGAACGtacttttaatataaatatttttcttattttatgttaTGTATGAGCATCTATGACCTTACACCTTCCTATCTATAGTTAGGTTTACTAGCCTTTATTTGAGAAGAAGTCTTCGCTGCAACCAATTCCCTGTTAGAACTCTAAATGCACCAGAGTACAGTCGATCACTTATTAAGTATTTGAAGCAACAGTTGAAACTTCTTATATACGGCTTTAACGGGGAGTTTCCGAAGAGCTTGCGTACGGTAAAAGAAAGCTGATGCTACGTCAAAGTATGTATATTCGTCAAAACTGTGTCTTTGGTATTAATTAGTACCGTCTATAAATGTTCAGTTACTTTTTCATTTCCTTATAATGTCTTAgggaaaaaaaggtttttgagTAGGAAAGCGAGAATAACAGAAAGGGTACAGACGAAATACTTATTCGGCATGGGTCAAACACTTTGATATTTTACAACTAGTGACGCTAGGCACATGAATGAAGGCAAATCAGTGGAAAATCAACATTGGGGCTGACATAATGATCATAAACTAGGCAGTTGTTTGCATGTCATTTGCTTTGGTTTGAAGGACTTTTGGTTGAATCTCTGGCAAAATAGACAAACTTCCTTTCGAGCCGTTTTGTTTAATTCGACCAGAATCCATTTTGGCTTACAAAGTTCTCCATTTTCTTTGCGTCTTCTCATCCTAACTGACTGGGTGTTTTTGCACCAGTTAATCATGAACCCTCAGGTGTCATCCAGAACAGCAATTGGTTTATAGGGCTTTTCAAAACCTTTAACACTTCTCAAGGACTAGAAAAGTCATTTGTTGTACAAGATGTTGATCTGTGGTATTTATGTCGTTAAAATCAACCTCTTTAACTTCCGAATCGTTACAGCGATACCAGCCACAATTAGGCGTCCTTCGATACACAAGATAATGACCAGCATCGACTGAACCCAAGTGCACTGCAATAGCAACAGCTTTATAATTGACTGATGATAACAAGAGGTCATGGTAACAGCTATCTTTAGCTCTGTTATCCTTTGCAACTTCCAAATTGATGCtatcaaaatcaatatttaCAATACtggcattatttttaaaaccagATAAATTTCTATTCAAAGCCACAGCGAGAAAGGGACTGGTTTTGGTAAATACTATGCGAGAAGTCAGCTCATGTCCATTTGGGCAATTTCTGTCATAATAGGGATTAAGAACCCTATTGAAAAGAATGCAACGCTCATGGGATTCTGGAACTGCTAAGTAAAGAAGTTTCCTACAAGTCTGATCATCTTCAATTTCACTCCATTGGCAGATGTCACATACTAAATATTTTcggttttcaaaatgaaaaattttagtaaGTGGACTCCGATATGACATTTGGTTGGCACTGTTCGGCCTGTTTTCATTATCAACACATTCAAACAAAGTTTCCCAAAATTCAGTCATGCACTGATGGACTGAATCTGCA
This is a stretch of genomic DNA from Artemia franciscana chromosome 18, ASM3288406v1, whole genome shotgun sequence. It encodes these proteins:
- the LOC136039005 gene encoding uncharacterized protein LOC136039005; this encodes MRSFVKCAVPVVCAGVLWWTIKWWTAKEEHIFSTDSKKEKLNALKAISETGAEKKEREYQDIRVEKRQPKEEPIFSTDSKKKKLNALKAISETGAEKKELEYQDIHVEKRMLPLLSVHGQVKGFDNCDKVSCYANSAVQCLFSIHDNLFNVLRQLRGPISEEIEKLAFSSLEKTESTKQLRKLFPSEYGFADSVHQCMTEFWETLFECVDNENRPNSANQMSYRSPLTKIFHFENRKYLVCDICQWSEIEDDQTCRKLLYLAVPESHERCILFNRVLNPYYDRNCPNGHELTSRIVFTKTSPFLAVALNRNLSGFKNNASIVNIDFDSINLEVAKDNRAKDSCYHDLLLSSVNYKAVAIAVHLGSVDAGHYLVYRRTPNCGWYRCNDSEVKEVDFNDINTTDQHLVQQMTFLVLEKC